The sequence CACGAGCTATCACCAGCATAATCAGAACACGAAGACCGAACCGCTCATCCGCCGGCTCAAGTCCGGGGTGAACATTGCCCTTGTGACCGATGCCGGGACCCCCGGCATTTCTGATCCGGGGGTGCGGCTGATCAACCGGGCGGCGGAGGAGGGCATCAGGGTAAGGCCTGTTCCAGGGCCTTCGGCAGTGGTGGCCGCGCTATCTGTATCCGGCCTTCCCACGGATCGTTTTCTATTCCTGGGATTTTTGTCAAATAAGCCAGGGAAGAGAAAAAAGGAGCTGAAAAGACTGGTCTCGGAAACCCGTACCATGGTTTTTTACGAGGCCCCGCATCGCATCCAGGCGATGTTGGCCGATCTGGAAGAGATATTCGGAGAGAGACGAATGGTCATGCTGAGGGAGATGACCAAAGTCTTTGAGGAGGTAAAGCGGGGCGCCCCGGGAGATATCCTGGCCTCTCTCACGCCGGAGAAAATCAGGGGTGAATTTACACTCGTGGTGGCAGGGAGTGAATCTAAAGAGGCATCCAGAGGATTAAGCGAAAAGGCCTTAAATCAGATAAAGTCGCTGATCAGGACCGACCGGAGGAGCACAAAGGATATCGCTGCTCTGATCTCTGAAGAAGAAGGATTGGCCTATCGGCAGGTATACAAAGCATGCCTTGACGAAAAAAGTAAGGCAGGAGGAGAGAACACCGTGGAATCCGTCAGAAGACTCAAGGTCAGAAACAGCTTGGGCCTTCATGCCCGGTCGGCCGCCAAGATAGTGGAATTGGGGAGGCAGTATGATTCCCGACTCTTTCTCAAGAAAGATGACCAAGAGGTGGATGGTTCCAGCATCCTGTCCATACTGACGTTGGCATGCCCCAAAGGAACCCAGATGGAGGCCAGGATTGTGGGAGACGATTCGGAGAACTTTATGGAAAAATTGAGTGAGTTATTTGAGCGAAACTTTGGAGAGCGGGCATGAAAATGGATTCTGTGACCGCCCAAAAAGAGCTGCGGGGGATTCCCGTCTATCCCGATATCGTCATCGGCAAGGCCCATCTGGTGGACCGGTCAAAGGCCAAGATCCTGTACCAGTGCTTTGTCAACGAAGCGCAGTTGAATCGGGAGGTGGAACGATTTGAAGAGGCCCTCCGCTCGGTGGAGGCCCAGTTTATTTCTCTCAAGAACAAGATGCCGGATATGGTGAAGGACCAGGCCTTTATATTGGACAGCCACCTGATGATCCTTAAGGACAGCATGCTCCGCGACTCCACCATCAATAAGATCCTTGAGGAAAAGATAAATGCCGAATGGGCCCTCAAGAAAACACTGGAAGAGATACGAGGTGTCTTTGAACAAATCGATGACGATTATATCAGCAAACGCATCAGCGATGTGGAGAATGTTACGGATCGCCTCCTCAGGACCCTTTCCGGCGACAGCGGGCACAGCCTGAGTGATATCAATCAGAGAGTGATCATTGTTGCGCATGATCTGTCGCCGGCGGATACCACTGAATTGAATACCGCCAAGGTGATGGGGTTCATTACCGATGTTGGGGGGAAGACCTCCCATACCGCCATCATGGCCCAGGCCCTGGAAATTCCGGCGGTGGTTGGTCTTGAGCACGCGACTGCCTTTGTGCAAGACGGCGATCTCCTGATTGTTGATGGGACCTCCGGCGTGGTCGTGATCAATCCCGAAGACAGCGACATCATCCTTTATCAGGAACGGAAGCTCCAACTCCAGAAATACAGGTCCAGCATCGCCCGGATGAGCCATCTCCCGGCGGAGACCCCTGACGGGCATCGGATTGCCATTACCGCCAACATCGAGTTCTTGGAAGAAGTGACTGCTGCCAAAGATTATGGCGGCGAAGGGATTGGGCTTTACAGAACGGAATTCCTCTATCTTAGAGGAAAAGGCTTCCCAGATGAAGAGGAACTGTTTGAAGACTATCGGGAGGTCGTGGAGATCATGCGGCCGGCACCGGTCAGCATTCGGACCCTGGACTTAGGAGGCGATAAGTTTGCGTCAGAGACGTCCATGTCCAACGAGAATAATCCTGCACTCGGGCTGAGGGCCATTCGTTTCTGCCTGCGGGAGCCGGAGATATTCAAAGTCCAGCTCCGTGCGATTCTCAGGGCGAGTGCCTTCGGCAGCATCCGATTGATGTTCCCGATGATCTCCGGTCTCCAGGAACTATTGGATGCAAAGATAATTCTGGACGAGGTCAAAGAAGACCTGAATCAGGAACATATCCCGTATGATAACGCCATGGAAGTCGGGATTATGGTTGAGATCCCCTCAGCCGTTACCATGGCCGAGGTCTTGGCCCGTCATGTCGATTTTTTCAGTATCGGAACCAATGATCTAATCCAGTACGCCCTCGCCATTGACCGGGTCAATGAGCACGTGGCCTACATGTATCAGCCGTTTCATCCGGCCATTCTCAGGATGATCCGGCAGGTGGTCGTGGCGGGCAGAAATGCCGGGATACCGGTTTCCCTGTGTGGGGAGATGGCAGGCGATCCCCTTTGCATTTCCATTTTGTTAGGGATCGGCCTCGACGCGCTCAGCATGAACGCCAGGGCAATCCCTCTCATCAAAAAAATGGTAAGGGCGATTCCGATGGAACAGGCCCGGGCAGACCTGGAAAAGATCATGTTGCTGAACACCGCCAAAGAAGTGCGGACCTTTATCTTGCAGCAGACCCGGGGGATATTTCCCGAGTTGGAGGAAAAGGGATACCTCCTGAATTGATTATCGACGATTACATATGGACTGCTGAAGCATCCAAAATCAAAGGCCCGGTTTCGACGGATTTTTATCATCCAATGATAATTGAAGGACAGCCATGCGAATGAGACATCGAAGGACCTTGGATGGGCATTTGGGAGGGGCGGTTTTATGCCGGTGATTCGGGATTCAGCGATAAAGACGGTCTGTCAAAATAAAAAGGCCGGTCATGAGTACTATCTTGACGAATTTATTGAGGCGGGCATGGTGCTTCTGGGCGCAGAGGTGAAATCCCTCAGGGAGGGACGGGCCAATCTTGTGGACAGTTATGCCAGGGTGCGGCGGGGTGAAGTTTTTCTATATAACATGCATATTTCTCCCTATCCATTTGCCCATGGGGCTGACCTGGATCCGACCCGGGCTCGAAAGCTTCTGCTGAACAATAAGGAGATCAGACGTCTGATCGGAAAGACCGAGCTGAAAGGGTATTCCCTGATCCCCACCAAAGTCTATTTTAAAAAGGGGCGGGCCAAGGTGGAAATCGCTCTGGCAAGAGGAAAGAAGAAATATGACAAGCGGAGGTCATTGAAGGAAAAGGAGTTGAAACGGGAGATGGATCAGGCCCGTAAGAAAAGTAATTATTGACAACCGGGCCATCCGTAATTATTATTAAACCAACAAAATAACCAATGACTTTTCATCCATAATCTTCGTTTGAGGGGGCGAAACGGCTTCGACGGGGATAATTGAAGTGTAGGTTGCATACCGAGGTTCCAGCTGCTCGTAAAACAGGTGGGCTTAACACAAACGCAGACGATTATGCGTATGCCTTAGCCGCATAAAATAGGCTAACGTCTTCTCGGTCTTTGCCTGCGTGACCGAAAAAGACGTCGACTAGCGGGCTAGCTGATCCGTTGGACCTGTGAAACGGAAAGGCGAAACTTTACACAGGTTAGCTTCTAGGACGCCTTGCCCAATTGTGATCCCTGAGGTGAAATTTAAAAATTGGGCTAAGTATGTAGACGCCTATGCGGAATGTTTCCGGACGGGGGTTCGACTCCCCCCGCCTCCACCAAAAAAAGATCCAAGAAGCCCCCAAAACGCCTTTAACCCCCGATTTCCTCACAGGATTCGGGGGTTTTTCTTTCATAACGCCACAGTCCAAAGTTCTCGTAATATATTGATTTTATTGAATGCATAAATTCCAGGCCGTCATTCCGGCGCAAGCCGGAATCCAGTGTCTTTTTAAGAAGTTAAATGTTCTGGATGCCGGTCGAAGATCCCGTACTTGCGGGGATCAAGGCCGGCATGACGTGAGAACTTTGGACTCTCAAGTTTCACAAGGGGTCACCATTCAAATTCCGTCATTTGGCCCGTCAAACGGATCCCCGTCTCCACCGATCACAGGAGATGCACGTCCAGGAACCTTCTCCGAGATCTTTGATGGGCCCCTTTTCATTCATCCCTGTATGTATCCAGCTGATATCCTTTTATCTTCTTGTGAAGGTTGCTTCTTTCGATACCGATGGCCTCGGCTGTCTGGGAGATGTTTCCGTTGAACTGCTGCAGCTTTGCCTGAATAAATGCCTTCTCGAACTGGCTTTTTGCCTCTTTGAGGGAATCGGACACAACACCCGATTCAACGCTGGTTTTCGCCTCGGAGGTCCGGTTGTAAGGTAATGGAATATCTTTGGCCTGGATAATTTTCCCTGGCACCATGATCATGAGCCTCTCGATAAGGTTCTTCAATTCTCTGACATTTCCAGGCCAATCGTATCTCTGAAGGATGGAGATGGCCTCCTCGGAGATCTCTTTTGCCTCAATATTCGTGGTCAGGGAAAATTCCGATATAAATTCCCTTGCCAGGCTGGGGATATCCTCAAGCCGCTCCCTGAGAGACGGTACCCGGATGGGGATGACATTCAGCCGGAAGTACAGATCATCCCTGAAGGTGCCTTTTTCGATTTCGGCTTCAAGGTCTTTATTGGTCGCTGCGATCACTCTCACATCCACGTGAATGGTCTTGGTTCCCCCTACCCTCTCGAATTTTTGTTCCTGCAAGATCCTGAGGGTTTTCGACTGGGCCTTCAGACTCATATCGCCGATCTCATCGAGAAAAATGGTCCCTTCGTGGGCGGAATCAAATTTCCCCTTTCTCATGGTGGAGGCCCCGGTAAATGCGCCCTTCTCATGACCGAAAAGCTCGCTCTCGATGAGGTCCTCAGGTATGGCCGCGCAATTTACTTCCACGATAGGCTTGTGACTGCGCCGGCTCAAGAGGTGGATGGTGTGGGCCACAAGCTCCTTTCCTGTACCGTTTTCCCCTGAAATAAGGACCCATGCATTGGTAGGGGCGACGATCTTGATCTGCTCCTTCAATTCCTTAATCGCCCTGCTGCTGCCGGTGATGTGATACCTGTTCCGTTCCCTTTCCTTGAGAAGGCTCACCTCCTCCTCTAGTCTATAATATTCAAGGGCATTATTGATGGAGAGGAGAAGCTTGTCCAGGGAAAGCGGCTTTTCCACGAAATCGTAGGCCCCTATTTTGGTCGCCTTCACTGCGGTTTCGATGCTGCCGTGCCCCGACATCATGACCACCTGAAGGTTTGAATACTCCGCTTTGATCCTTTGCAGGGTCTCAAGGCCGTCAAGTCCCGGCATCCAGATATCCAGGAGGACCAGATCCGGCGTTGCCTCCTTGATCTTATCCAATGCCTCTGTCCCGCTCTCGGCAGTCAGAACCTCAAACCCTTCATCTGAAAGAATACCGATCAGTGACTGAAGAATACTCTTTTCATCGTCCACGATTAAAATCGTCTTTGCCATTTAGATATCGCTCCATTCATTCCATCATCTCAATGGCTATTCGGGCGGCCTTTTCAGATGCCCCGCCCTTTCCGAGGTCTTTACGTATCCCTTTCAGCTTTACGATCATCTTTTCCCTCCTCTCCTCATCTTCGAGGAGCGAAAGTGCCTCGCTGGCAAGCCTGTCAGGCGTCACCTCGTCCTGGATCAATTCCGGGACCACCCTCTCACCGGCTACGAGGTTTACCAACCCGATAAACGGCACCCTGATCAACTTCTTTCCGAGCCAGTAGGAGAAAGGGGCGACCTTGTATACCACAACCATGGGGATTCCCATGATTGCCGTATCCAGGGTCGCCGTGCCTGAGGCTACCAGCGCAATATGGCAGTGCTCCAGTGTCCGGTAGACGTCGTTTTGGTGGATTTCTATATTCAATGGGGTGTTTCGGACAAAGGTCTCGACATATTTACGTTCAATGGTCTGGGCCAACGGCAGCAGGCATTGGATGTGGGGATATTTGGTCTTGAGGATCTCCACGGCCCGGATCATGACAGGGAGGAGATTTCTGAGTTCATCCTTCCGGCTCCCCGGAAGCAACCCCACGACCGGATGTCGCATATGGGTCTTGCTCTGAAGGCCTGGGCCCCTGGCCTGGGTCCGGCCCGGCAAGACGCGCTCCCGAACTTTGGATTCAAATTCATCCACCAGGGGGTGCCCCACATAATCGACGTTCAGACCTCGTTTTCCGTAAAACGATTTTTCGAACGGCAGGATGACTGCCATACGGTCGACCCGCCTGGCTATCTTCTTTACCCGTCCCCCCCGCCATGCCCATACCTGGGGGCTTATATAGTACAGGACAGGGATACCCAGCCCCTTGGCGATCCGGGCCAGATAAAGATTGAAGTCTGGGTAGTCAATGAGGATCAAGAGGTCCGGACGAAGACTTTTCAGCGCAGATTTCATCGTACCCGCCGCCTTGACGATGGTTCGGACTTTGCGCAGGACCTCGGTCAAGCCGACCACGGCCATATCCGAGGATGAGACGAGTATCCTGACCCCTGCTTGAGCCATGCTGCTGCCCCCGATGCCCTCAAAGACCACGCCGGGGTTTAAGCGCTTGAGGGCCTTCACGAGATTGGACCCGTGCAGGTCGGCCGAGGCCTCACCGGCAACGATCAGTACCAGCCGACGATCTCCGGTATCAGAAGGCGGGGCTAAAATTCTGGCAGCCTCTCTCTATCTGGTCGATGATGTTAAGGGCGATTCTCAAGGCATTTCGCCCGTCCTGGCCGGTCACCACAGGTTCGGATTGGTTCATGACGGCATTGATAAACGCCCTTATCTCGTCATTCAGGGGGTCGCTATCCGCATACTTTTTCTTGCTTGTGGTCACTTCGGGAAAATTGTGAGAATTTTTCTTCTGATTGTCAAGGCTGATCACGGTGAGCTGACGTTTTCCGCAATCGGCAGACAGATAGGCATCCGGCTGAAACACACGGATCTTTCTCAGCATTTTCCCGGATACCCGGCTCGCGGTCAGATTGGCAGCGGTTCCGTCTTCAAAAATGATCCTGGCATTGGCGATGTCGGTCTTATTGGTAATGACAGGCATACCCACGGCGTGGACCTCTCTCACCTCTGACCGGATCATGTGAAGAATAATGTCCAGGTCGTGGATCATCAGGTCAAGGACCACGTCAACATCAAGCCCCCTTGTGGTAAAAAGGTTCATGCGGTGGGACTCCACAAAAACGGGGTTGTTCAGCAGCGGCATCATCTTGACAATGGCGGGGTTAAACCGTTCGACAAGACCCACTTGAAGCACCAGATTCCGTTCCCGGGCCATGCGGATGAGGGTATCCGCCTCGCTTAAGTCATAGGTGATCGGCTTTTCGATGAGCATGTGCACCCCTTCGGCCAGAACATCTTTGGCCACCTCAAAGTGCATCTCCGTCGTCACGGCCAGACTGACGGCATCCACCTTGTCCAGGATATGCCGGTGATCCGCGTATGCCTTTGTGTGGTAACGCCGGGCGATCTCATTGACGCGATCCCTGTCCACATCCACAACGCCCACGAGTTCCACCCCCGGGTGCGCCCTGTACTTCTGTACATGGTACTCCCCCAGATGCCCGACACCGATAACCCCGATTCTCGTCTTTATCTGTTCCATTTCAGGATCTCACATCCATCGGCCAAATCATTTACCTTATGACAATATTCCTCAACCTTTTCGATCCTGCGCATCAAGGTGCGGTGCCCAGAGAAACAATGGCGATATTCTTCCTGTCGGCCTCGGCAATCATCTCTGTTTTGTCAAACAAGAGGGTATTCCCTGCCTCCACGGCCAACACGGCACCCTTTACCCGTGAGAGGGTCCGTACGGTCTCAAGACCCACACAGGGAACATCAAATCGGAGATCCTGCCCGGGTTTACTCACCTTTACGACGACCGCCTTTTCCTGAGCCAGCTTCCCCCCCCTGAGAATGGTTGCATCGGTGCCATCAATGGCTTCAAGGGCCAGAACGGTCTTCTTCCTCACCACCACACACTGACCGATATCCAGACGACCCAGTTCCTTGGCCATCTTCCATCCAAACCGGATATCTTCCTTTTCGGCCTTGCTGGGACGCCTCGCTGTGAGGCATCCTTCCGGGGCAATGAGTTCGGGCAAGAACCGGGTGGAATTGGTAATTGTCAGCCCTTCCTTGTCCAGCTCTCTGGCAACGGCCCTGAGAATGTCATCATCATGAAAGAAGGCAAGTTTCGACATGATGGCCAGCCCTTTCAAGTCAGGCCTGATCTCGAACATCCGCTTTTTGGTGATGGTCCCTGCCATCAAGACCTCTGTGACGCCGCGCGATTTGAACGTCTTTATCAATTGCCCCAACTGTCCCAGCTTGACCCAGACAATTTCATCCACCTGGCTCGAGAGTTCCGGATCGGTTTCACCCAGGTGGGCCACGGCAACGACCCGCAACCCCTCCTTTCTGGCAGCCTCTGCGATAAGGAGCGGAAACTGGCCGCCACCGGCAATGATGCCGATTATTCCGCTATTCTTCCCCATAGTTTATCTGGCCTGAAAAGCATGTTTATTCCGGCCGCACAATGGGACCATATTCATCGCAGAATACCTCGCTTGGAGCCGGCCAAAAAATCCAGCAGCATCTTCAGCTCAGGTATGATTTCAAGAGTTGTTTTGACTTGAGCGATGCCATCCCTGAAACTCCTGTTTTCACGCCAGATGATGCTGTACGCCTTTTTGAGGATGTCGATGGTCCCCTGTGAAAAGCCCCTTCGAATCAGACCCTTCTGGTTGATTCCATATAGTTTTGCCCTGGGCCCGGCCGTTATCATGAAGGGGGGGACATCCCTGTCGATCCCTGATTTGGCCCCCAGGTAGGCATGTGCACCGATTCGAACGAATTGCTGAACAGCCAGGAACGCCCCCAATATGGCGTATTCATCGATATGGGTGTGCCCGCCCAGGGTAGCGCCGTTTGTTAATACGATATGATCTGCAAGCCGGCAGTCGTGGGCGATGTGGGCATAGGCCATCAGATAATTATTGCTGCCGATAACCGTTTCCCACTCCTCTTTGGTGGTGGCCCGGTTGATGGTGACATATTCTCTGACGATATTGTCATTTCCCATAATGAGGCGCGTATCCTCATTATGGTACCCGATGTCCTGGGGCGGTGTGCCGATGGAAGAAAAGGGATAAATCCGGTTTCGTTCCCCGAGCCGGGTATGGCCTTCGATCACCACGTGAGCGCCTATCGCTGTATCCTTTCCGATAACCACATGGTTTCCCACGGTGGCGTAAGGACCTATCTCCACCCCATCGGCAAGATGGGCAGTTGAACCGACCACTGCCGAAGGATGTATTTTGATTGAGTTGTCCACTGGTATTCGTCCATTATCATTTTGGTTGGTCTTACGGATCTTTCAATCGGCACATCATAAATCGAAATCCCTCAGCCGATGGTAGCCACCAGAATGGCTTCGGCAGCCACTTCCCCTTCTACAGAGGCCTTCCCTGCCATCTTCCAGATCCTGGATCCGGTCCGCAAGGGAACAAGCTCGAATCTGATCTGGTCGCCGGGGATGACCGGCCTCCGAAATTTCACCCCCTCCATGGATACGAAAAAGATTGAATTGCCCATCTCCCGCTCCAGCACATCGGGCACGGACAACCGGGCCAGAATGCCGCCCACCTGTGCCATCGCCTCAATGATAAGGACCCCGGGCATGATAGGATTACCTGGAAAATGACCCTGAAAAAACGGCTCGTTGGCGGTGACGTTCTTGATCCCGACCACCCGCTTGTTCATTTCCAGTTCAATGATTCGATCGACTAACAGAAACGGGTAACGATGGGGAAGAATCTTGATAATATCTTCATAAGTCAGCGGTAAATCCATGGTCGAACTTACTCCTTCCCGTATTCCGCGGCCTTATCTGAGGAACCATCCCCCGAAGGGGGGTGAGAATGCCGCTCAACCTCCTCGATCCGTTTTTCCAACTGTCTCAATCGCTGATTGAATTCGGGCAGCCGTGATGTCAAGGTGGTGGTCTTGAGCCACAGTCGATGGGATATCGCAGGGGAGCCGGAGACCAGTTCACCTGGAGCAATCGGCTTTGCAATGCCGGATTGGGGACCTATCATGGCCCTGTCTCCCACCTCGACATGATCTATGATGCCGACCTGACCGCCGATGACCACCTCGCGCCCGATGTGACAGCTCCCGGAGATACCTGCCTGGGCCACGATGATGGTATCCTCTCCAATGACGACATTATGAGCGATATGCACCAGATTGTCGGTCTTGGTCCCACTCTTGATCCATGTCTTTCCAAGTGCAGCCCGATCAATACAGTTGTTGGACCCGATCTCCACGCGGTCATCGATTTGGACGATCCCGGTCTGAGGGATCTTTACGGACGCAACGCCGTCCCGGACAAAGCCGAACCCATCGGCGCCGATGACGCTCCCCGGATGGATGATGACGTCGTTTCCGATGAGGCACCCTCTTAAGATGGCGACATTGGGATATATGAGGCATCTCCTGCCGATTTTTACGCCCTCGCCGATAAATACCCCGGGAAAGAGGGTGGTGCCGTCACCGATCTCCGCCCCCTGATCCACATACGCCATCGGATAAATGGACACACCTGCTCCGATAAGGCTTCCCTCATGAATGACGGCCTCCGGACTGATCCCCATATCTCTCGATACTCGAGGGGCGAGGAGCGCGGCCACCTTGGCATACGCCAGTTCCGCGTTGGAAACGATGATCTGCGGGCCGCTAAACAAGTCGGTCTTATGGGAGATCAACAGGGCGCCGGCGCGGGTCTTGCGCAGGCTCTCCTCATATCGTCGATCTGAAAAGAACGAGATTTCCGAAGGACCTGCATCGTTCAGGGAGTTGATGCCGGTAACAACAACGTCCCCGTTTCCGACGACCTTCCCGCCTGCAGCATCGGCGATCTCGTCGAGAGTCAAGGCCCGTTCTTCACTGTCAATTTGTTGCATCATACGCCTTGGTCACCCGGTCCGTGATATCCAGGGTATTATTATAATATACCAGCCCAACTGTCCCTTCTTCAAGAATGACGCTGAATCCTTCTGTCTGGCCGATTTTTTCTACGATTTTTTCTATGTCTTTTCCCACCATTTTGGTCGCCTCATATTCGGCATTTTTCATCTCTTGGGTGACTTCTTCATACATATACTTGTAGTGGCGCGTCCTTTTGCCCAATTCCATCTCCTTGCCTTCTTTGGCGTCCAGGCTCAACATCATGCTTTGTTTCTGAAGTTCCTCCTCGATTTTGGCTATCTGGGCCCTCTCCGCATCCAGCTTTTTTTGGAGGGCATTGAATTTTGCCTTCAACTCCTCTCTGATCTTCTGAAATTTGACGGAATTCTGCTGAAGCCGCTTCATGTTGAGCACCCCGATCTTGACGGTCTCTGCCAAGACATTTTCATGTTGAAAACAAAAAATCATAGAAAAACAGATGACCAAAAGACTAATTTTTTTCATTTTTACCCCCATTATGGTTGATATTGACGATATTGATTGAATGATAAATGACAAATAAAATCCATTTGTAGGAATAACGACCAAATCATACTTAGGCAGAACTTAGGGGCTTCGCCCCAACTGGAATGTTGGAATGATGGAATCACGCCCAGGCGTGAGAATAATGGGTTTAGCGGAATGGAGACAATTAGAAAAAATGATTTTCTGATTCTCATGGCCATCATTCCATTATTCCACGATTCCATCATTCCAGGTCAACGGCACAGCCAATTGCCGGAGAAAGATATATGATTACAACAACTTATATAAATTCCGAGACGTTTAATTATTTTGCCCCTACCCCATAGAGCGACAACCCATCGACTACAGCATCCCCCCTATGCTGAATTCCCATCTGCCGGAGGATTCGTCTCCGGTCCTGTCGAGATTCCACCCATATTCCAGCCTCAGCGG is a genomic window of Deltaproteobacteria bacterium containing:
- the lpxD gene encoding UDP-3-O-(3-hydroxymyristoyl)glucosamine N-acyltransferase; this translates as MMQQIDSEERALTLDEIADAAGGKVVGNGDVVVTGINSLNDAGPSEISFFSDRRYEESLRKTRAGALLISHKTDLFSGPQIIVSNAELAYAKVAALLAPRVSRDMGISPEAVIHEGSLIGAGVSIYPMAYVDQGAEIGDGTTLFPGVFIGEGVKIGRRCLIYPNVAILRGCLIGNDVIIHPGSVIGADGFGFVRDGVASVKIPQTGIVQIDDRVEIGSNNCIDRAALGKTWIKSGTKTDNLVHIAHNVVIGEDTIIVAQAGISGSCHIGREVVIGGQVGIIDHVEVGDRAMIGPQSGIAKPIAPGELVSGSPAISHRLWLKTTTLTSRLPEFNQRLRQLEKRIEEVERHSHPPSGDGSSDKAAEYGKE
- a CDS encoding OmpH family outer membrane protein; the protein is MKKISLLVICFSMIFCFQHENVLAETVKIGVLNMKRLQQNSVKFQKIREELKAKFNALQKKLDAERAQIAKIEEELQKQSMMLSLDAKEGKEMELGKRTRHYKYMYEEVTQEMKNAEYEATKMVGKDIEKIVEKIGQTEGFSVILEEGTVGLVYYNNTLDITDRVTKAYDATN